TGAATTGACACATTCTTTTCTCAGATTACCAATATGTTCGCAAATGGGCACGGCAGGACATCTGCCGGGTTTCCTCTGGAGAATAATCTTCTTTTCCCTGTGATCACTCATACAAAAAAACCCTTTCCGGGAAGCCTGTTTTTATTTATAACCTGGTATCAGGATAACAGCTTGTGCCATGATCATAAAGATCAAGACCTGAACGCTCAGCACTTACCGATTCCCTCAATCCTATCAGGCGTTTCAGGAGGGATAAAAACAAAAAACCAACCACTGAACACCACACAATTAATGTAACACAGGCAATAAACTGGGCAAGTAACTGCCCGCAGGAACCGGTAATCAGTCCTCTGACTCCGCCATATGTTCCATCCGCAAAAATGCCAATAGCAAGCAAACCCCAAAGGCCACTGCCCCCATGAACTGAAATAGCCCCGACAGGATCATCGATCTTTAACGTATTCTCGACAAAATGCAAGCACAACCTTGTGATCACACTACCAATAATCCCGATTACTACCGCAGCCCAGTGTGGAACATATGCGCCGGAAGCAGTGATCGCAACGCAACCTGCCAAAGCGCCGTTACACGCCATGCTGATATCAAACTTTCCCAATCTGAAATACGATATATAGAGAAGGGTTAACGCGCCTGCCGCCGCTGCCTTAAACGTATTTGAGGCAATAATTGAAACACGTAATTCCGTAACCGCAAGCGTACTGCCCGCGTTAAATCCAAACCATCCAAAAATTAAGATTAATGTGCCAACAATAATATACAGTTGATTATGTCCACGAATGATATTGGGACTGCCATCCGGATTGTACTTTCCATATCTTGGCCCCATCAGCCAGGCGGCAATAAATGCAATCACACCGCCAACTCCGTGCACTACTCCCGAACCTGCAAAGTCTCTCGCACCCACCCCGAATGGCAGCGTTTGAAGCCATCCGTTGCCCCACATCCAATGTCCGTAAACTGGATAGAGTATACCGCACAAGAAAAGACTATTGAGTACATGTGCATGGAACTTACACCTTTCAGCGATAGCGCCTGTTACTATCGTAGTGGCAGTGGCGGCGAACATCACCTGAAACAACCAGAGCGCTGATGTTGATACGTCATACGCCTCACCACACAACAAAAAACCGCTATACCCGATAAAACTATTTCCGCGCGTAAGACCAGGGGCAAGCAGCGAGCCTCCAAACATCAAGCCAAAACCGATCAGCCAGAAAATCAACGCTCCGATACAGAAATCTATAAAACTCATCGCTCCGTAATTGAGCACATTCTTCTTTTGAACGAAGCCTGACCCGAGGAATACGAAGCCCACCTGCATGTTAAATACTAAAAAGGCGCTGATTAATACCCAGGCAAAATTAGCAGAAAATTTTAGCCCTTCTATGCTGTCAGAATACGTATCTTTGCCACTGGGGTCTCCCGCAAATACGGCTTCGCACAGACCGGCAAACAGTCCGGCGAACAGAATAAACACAAATAAATATTTTTTCAACAGCGCCCCCTTTTAAATAATTCTTCTATAAATACTCATTCCTGTTTGAAACGGAAACGGGTAAAATTTTGCCACAAAAACCTGATTCTGACAACAAAAATGACACAACGTACCGGTTTATTCCTTCGTCCGAAAATGACAAAAATTTATGTTATCGTTTCTCTGTGAATATCGTACAGTTAACCACATCATTGCCATACTGTCCATTGAGTTTTTTACAGAAACAGCTGATGTTGCCCCGTCTGCAGGAAGCAACATCAGCTTAAAAATACTTACGAACTGTTCCTGTTTCCTAGATTGCAGCTTCACCCTTTTCTTTCGTGCGGATTTTA
The sequence above is drawn from the Candidatus Brocadiaceae bacterium genome and encodes:
- a CDS encoding ammonium transporter, coding for MKKYLFVFILFAGLFAGLCEAVFAGDPSGKDTYSDSIEGLKFSANFAWVLISAFLVFNMQVGFVFLGSGFVQKKNVLNYGAMSFIDFCIGALIFWLIGFGLMFGGSLLAPGLTRGNSFIGYSGFLLCGEAYDVSTSALWLFQVMFAATATTIVTGAIAERCKFHAHVLNSLFLCGILYPVYGHWMWGNGWLQTLPFGVGARDFAGSGVVHGVGGVIAFIAAWLMGPRYGKYNPDGSPNIIRGHNQLYIIVGTLILIFGWFGFNAGSTLAVTELRVSIIASNTFKAAAAGALTLLYISYFRLGKFDISMACNGALAGCVAITASGAYVPHWAAVVIGIIGSVITRLCLHFVENTLKIDDPVGAISVHGGSGLWGLLAIGIFADGTYGGVRGLITGSCGQLLAQFIACVTLIVWCSVVGFLFLSLLKRLIGLRESVSAERSGLDLYDHGTSCYPDTRL